The Plectropomus leopardus isolate mb chromosome 2, YSFRI_Pleo_2.0, whole genome shotgun sequence genome has a window encoding:
- the trib3 gene encoding tribbles homolog 3 yields the protein MSMGMTAARSQLCLKRLLDEPQDNLLKCKVARLDPHPPATGLSHCLRPRSPTPESNQSQSPSRVGSYFLFECYEGEKTYRAEHEHTKQQYTCQVLPLRGYQERLAAYARIGHHDNICGLLDVVIGQDSVYVFLPSHHGDMHAFVRSRKRLGEEEAGHLFTQMLNAVTHCHQHGVVLRDLKLRRFVFIDKYRTRLALLGLDDCVLLHGNHEDDSLTDRHGCPAYVSPELLTSGNRSYSGRAVDIWSLGVSLYTMLIGRYPFQDTQPAVLFAKIRRGSFSLPEWLSPQAKCLIGCMLRKSPAERLKASELLMHPWLTNPCMPHHNTQKTHQSSQKTLQNKQDDDDQVVPTWTEKH from the exons ATGAGCATGGGCATGACCGCAGCCAGGTCTCAGCTGTGTCTGAAGAGGTTACTGGACGAGCCGCAGGACAATCTACTGAAATGTAAAGTCGCCCGTCTGGATCCGCACCCTCCCGCCACCGGCCTATCACACTGCCTCAGGCCCAGGAGCCCCACCCCCGAGTCCAACCAGAGCCAATCGCCATCCAGAGTCGGATCGtacttcctgtttgaatgttATGAGGGGGAGAAGACTTATAGGGCCGAGCATGAACACACAAAGCAGCAATACACCTGCCAG GTTCTTCCTCTACGTGGTTACCAGGAACGCTTGGCTGCCTACGCCCGCATCGGTCACCATGACAACATCTGTGGCCTGCTGGACGTGGTTATCGGCCAGGACAGTGTGTACGTCTTCCTGCCCAGTCACCACGGCGACATGCACGCATTTGTGCGAAGCAGGAAGCGTCtcggagaggaggaggcggggCATCTGTTCACTCAGATGCTGAACGCCGTGACGCACTGTCATCAACACGGAGTCGTCCTGAGAGACCTGAAGCTCCGTAGATTTGTCTTCATCGACAAATACAG GACTCGCCTCGCTCTGCTTGGCCTGGACGACTGCGTCCTCCTGCACGGAAACCATGAGGACGACTCTCTGACGGACAGACACGGCTGCCCCGCCTACGTCAGCCCCGAGCTGCTGACCAGCGGGAACAGGTCTTACTCGGGCCGAGCTGTGGACATCTGGAGCCTGGGTGTGTCTCTGTACACCATGCTGATTGGACGATACCCGTTTCAGGACACGCAGCCGGCTGTGCTGTTCGCCAAGATCCGCCGCGGGTCCTTCAGCCTGCCCGAGTGGCTGTCACCGCAGGCCAAGTGTCTGATTGGCTGCATGCTGAGGAAGTCGCCCGCAGAGAGACTGAAAGCCTCGGAGCTGCTGATGCACCCGTGGCTGACCAATCCCTGCATGCCACATCACAACACGCAAAAGACACATCAAAGctcacaaaaaacactgcagaataAACAAGATGATGATGACCAGGTGGTGCCAACGTGGACTGaaaaacactaa